In the Deltaproteobacteria bacterium genome, one interval contains:
- a CDS encoding DUF86 domain-containing protein — protein sequence MTRNYLLFVEDILEAIESIEKFIGEMDYVRFYKDDKTRSAVVWKIENIGEAAKNIPKQVRDKYRGLPWSDLAKIRDKVRHHYFGVDYEIVWEVIRKRFPAIKAEIERMINDLKKGELDKEKME from the coding sequence ATGACCCGTAATTATCTTTTGTTTGTGGAGGATATCCTGGAAGCCATCGAAAGTATCGAAAAATTTATCGGGGAAATGGACTATGTCCGATTTTATAAGGATGATAAAACGAGAAGTGCCGTTGTCTGGAAAATAGAAAATATCGGGGAAGCAGCAAAAAACATACCCAAACAGGTCAGAGACAAATACAGGGGCTTGCCTTGGAGTGACCTGGCCAAAATCAGAGATAAAGTCCGCCACCATTATTTCGGGGTTGATTATGAAATTGTCTGGGAGGTCATCAGAAAGAGATTCCCGGCAATCAAAGCTGAGATCGAACGTATGATTAATGACCTTAAAAAAGGTGAACTGGATAAGGAAAAGATGGAATAG
- a CDS encoding helix-turn-helix domain-containing protein, whose translation MDDITYKPVSHDHEAFLKKALKRKGFREAYEALEEGYRLAREMLTARTRMGLTQEEVAGLMGTTKSAISRLEASGKHAPSLSTLKKYAQAVGCRLEIKLVPKSRPIKKTGGPVKKQAKRLGRGLIHEAL comes from the coding sequence TTGGATGATATCACTTACAAACCGGTTTCCCATGATCATGAGGCTTTTCTTAAAAAAGCCCTGAAACGGAAGGGATTCCGGGAAGCATACGAGGCACTGGAAGAGGGGTACCGTCTGGCTCGCGAGATGTTGACCGCCCGGACCCGGATGGGTTTGACCCAGGAAGAGGTGGCCGGTTTAATGGGAACGACCAAAAGCGCCATTTCACGGCTGGAGGCCTCGGGCAAGCATGCCCCTTCCCTGTCCACCCTAAAAAAATATGCCCAGGCTGTAGGGTGCCGTTTGGAAATCAAATTGGTCCCGAAATCCCGGCCGATTAAAAAAACAGGGGGTCCAGTTAAGAAGCAAGCGAAGCGGCTTGGCCGTGGTCTGATCCATGAAGCACTTTAA